The Staphylococcus carnosus genome has a segment encoding these proteins:
- a CDS encoding DHA2 family efflux MFS transporter permease subunit: MTLALIIYIVVALVLIAFVNMFVRKRNKKQASRKLEQRQARYNRNQTSKFKASDLDKQPSRSSEEKMTEQQSDEQHHTESVENLKPLSENDSDNRETGSEKSEDSNETKDEKHEDTQVEASEKNGNNKQPMFRFGNGVSRNVILAAMLFGMFIAILNQTLLNVALPKINTDFNISASTGQWLMTGFMLVNGIFIPVSAFLFERYSYRRLYLFSLVIFTIGSLVCALSPNFSIMMTGRVLQAAGAGILMPLGSNVIMTIFPPEKRGSAMGVMGVAMILAPAIGPTLSGYIVQNYHWNVMFYGMFFIGLVAVLVGYIWFRLYQHTENPKADIPGIIFSTIGFGSLLYGFSEAGNDGWGSNTVVISFILGAIFIVLFVIRETRMKMPMLNFEVLRFPTFTLTTLINVVVMMSLYGGMLLLPIYLQNLRGFTAIDSGLLMLPGALVMGLLGPIAGKLYDMIGIKPLAIFGISVMTYATWELTKLTMDTPYMSIMGIYILRSFGMAFIMMPIMTAGMNALPARLISHGNALVNTLRQLAGSIGTAILVTVMTNQTTQHMNTFAQDLDKTNPAIQDQMKELGMQFGGQDGAMQVLMGYFQKLATVEGVNDAFWIATIFSLIALIMSFFIQSKKKAAKYAKEHSE, encoded by the coding sequence ATGACACTTGCCTTAATCATATATATTGTTGTCGCATTGGTTCTTATTGCGTTCGTGAATATGTTTGTACGTAAACGTAATAAGAAACAAGCTTCGCGAAAACTGGAACAACGTCAAGCACGTTATAATAGAAATCAAACATCTAAATTTAAAGCGAGCGACTTAGATAAACAACCATCACGCTCAAGTGAAGAAAAAATGACTGAACAACAAAGTGATGAGCAACATCATACTGAATCAGTCGAAAACTTAAAACCATTATCAGAAAATGATTCTGATAACCGCGAAACAGGCTCAGAAAAATCTGAGGATTCAAATGAAACAAAAGATGAAAAACATGAAGATACGCAAGTAGAAGCGAGCGAAAAAAACGGTAATAATAAACAACCTATGTTCCGTTTTGGTAACGGTGTATCACGAAATGTAATTTTAGCTGCCATGTTATTTGGTATGTTCATTGCGATCTTGAACCAAACACTACTGAATGTGGCATTGCCTAAAATCAATACTGACTTTAATATTTCTGCTTCAACTGGACAATGGTTGATGACAGGATTCATGTTAGTTAATGGTATTTTTATTCCTGTCAGTGCCTTCTTATTTGAAAGATATTCATATAGAAGGTTGTATTTATTCTCACTTGTCATTTTCACAATCGGTTCATTAGTTTGTGCTTTGTCACCGAACTTTTCGATTATGATGACAGGGCGTGTATTACAAGCAGCAGGTGCTGGTATCTTAATGCCATTAGGTTCTAATGTTATTATGACGATTTTCCCACCAGAAAAACGTGGTTCTGCAATGGGTGTTATGGGTGTTGCTATGATCTTAGCACCAGCAATTGGACCAACATTATCAGGTTACATCGTACAAAATTACCACTGGAACGTAATGTTCTATGGTATGTTCTTCATTGGTTTAGTAGCTGTTTTAGTAGGCTATATTTGGTTCAGATTATATCAACATACTGAAAATCCAAAAGCGGATATTCCAGGTATTATTTTCAGTACTATCGGATTCGGTTCATTGCTTTACGGATTCAGTGAAGCAGGTAACGATGGATGGGGTTCTAATACAGTAGTAATTTCATTCATTCTAGGTGCTATTTTCATTGTGCTTTTCGTAATCAGAGAAACAAGAATGAAAATGCCTATGTTGAATTTTGAAGTATTGAGATTCCCAACATTCACATTAACAACATTAATCAATGTCGTTGTAATGATGAGTTTATATGGCGGTATGTTATTACTTCCAATCTATTTACAAAACTTACGTGGCTTTACAGCAATTGATTCAGGTTTGCTAATGTTGCCAGGTGCTTTAGTAATGGGTCTATTAGGACCAATTGCCGGTAAATTATATGACATGATTGGTATTAAACCATTAGCAATTTTCGGTATCTCAGTGATGACATATGCAACTTGGGAGTTAACTAAATTAACAATGGATACACCATATATGTCAATCATGGGAATTTATATCTTACGTTCATTTGGTATGGCGTTCATTATGATGCCGATTATGACAGCAGGTATGAATGCTTTACCAGCAAGATTGATTTCACATGGTAATGCACTTGTGAATACGTTGCGTCAACTAGCAGGTTCTATCGGTACTGCAATTTTAGTTACAGTAATGACAAACCAAACAACGCAACACATGAACACTTTCGCACAGGATTTAGATAAAACAAATCCAGCTATTCAAGACCAAATGAAAGAATTAGGAATGCAATTTGGCGGTCAAGATGGTGCAATGCAAGTATTAATGGGATATTTCCAAAAACTTGCAACAGTTGAAGGCGTTAATGACGCATTCTGGATTGCAACTATCTTCAGTCTTATCGCGTTAATTATGAGCTTCTTTATTCAAAGTAAAAAGAAAGCTGCTAAATACGCAAAAGAACACAGCGAATAA
- a CDS encoding TetR/AcrR family transcriptional regulator: MKKNAKRKIFVSTIDLMEEYSIDEITIKMICAYSGINRSTFYAHFTDKYDLFEQIQEYHKARYIRLTSTLYQNFDRVRYNKQKLLQFFRIQFKYIYRYQRFFHAVFISHPQKDFVIEMVHLTYDSYEKVMAEYTDMDHHMYYVQYLIGGQLGVVFSWLRRKCKESPEEMARIMLRNTIKMRELEETDLPK; encoded by the coding sequence ATGAAGAAAAACGCAAAACGTAAAATTTTTGTAAGTACTATTGATTTAATGGAAGAATATTCAATAGATGAAATTACAATCAAAATGATTTGCGCATACAGCGGTATTAACCGTTCCACTTTTTATGCTCATTTTACTGATAAATATGATTTGTTCGAACAAATTCAAGAATATCACAAAGCAAGATATATCAGACTTACTTCGACTTTATATCAAAATTTTGACAGAGTCAGATATAATAAGCAAAAACTACTACAATTTTTCCGAATACAATTTAAATATATCTATCGTTATCAACGTTTTTTTCATGCTGTATTTATCAGTCACCCTCAAAAGGACTTTGTAATAGAAATGGTGCATCTTACATACGATTCATATGAAAAAGTAATGGCTGAATATACTGACATGGATCATCACATGTACTATGTCCAATATTTGATTGGGGGACAACTTGGTGTCGTATTTTCATGGTTGCGACGAAAATGTAAAGAATCTCCAGAAGAAATGGCACGAATTATGTTAAGAAATACAATTAAAATGCGAGAATTAGAGGAAACTGACCTGCCCAAATAA
- a CDS encoding thioesterase family protein translates to MPECFTIKGYVDESMIDHNQHMHDADFNKVFSEASNAFNYSHGLSLKDRERLNYTIFTLEEHTTFLSQLKLNDAYFIRIYLYNYDYKRVHFFLMMYDESDNLVATNELMMMGIDKSTEKSAPFPEQYLNQIKAYYKEQPDIKWPKQLGHLIDIPNKGGKS, encoded by the coding sequence ATGCCGGAATGTTTTACTATTAAAGGCTATGTAGATGAATCAATGATAGACCATAATCAACATATGCATGATGCTGACTTCAATAAAGTTTTCAGCGAAGCTTCAAATGCTTTTAATTACTCCCACGGTCTATCATTAAAAGACCGAGAGCGTTTGAATTACACTATTTTCACCTTAGAAGAACATACTACTTTTTTATCACAACTTAAATTAAACGATGCGTATTTCATTCGTATTTACCTCTATAACTATGATTATAAACGTGTCCATTTCTTTTTAATGATGTACGATGAAAGTGATAACCTAGTAGCTACAAATGAGTTAATGATGATGGGAATAGATAAAAGTACAGAAAAATCCGCACCCTTCCCTGAACAATACTTGAATCAAATAAAAGCTTATTACAAAGAACAGCCTGATATTAAATGGCCGAAGCAGTTAGGCCATCTTATCGACATTCCTAATAAAGGAGGAAAATCATGA
- the corA gene encoding magnesium/cobalt transporter CorA, with amino-acid sequence MSVSIYYQTKEKPLTRVENAKEIPSEATIIWYDLNEPTEEESDELLNRFDFNPLEMDDTIHVNPRAKYKAYENYQNVVFHTISPRDYEIEVLNIFIINKILITYHHNVIREVNEVYKQIKNNYDKDLDCEDIVLYMLDHIVDNYFYYIENISDKVFTFEDEHGTDRTNKYMMDNIFDLRSDIIKLNRVIMPMKDVIDTLQNESQLVQDKRHKMYIQHITEHIDKEESMLQTARDITREIRDNFESYTSFRMNRVMQILTIVSMIFLPLTLIAGIYGMNFENMPELKWHYGYYATLVIMVLISLGCIWYFKRKDMF; translated from the coding sequence ATGAGCGTTTCGATATATTATCAAACAAAAGAAAAGCCTTTAACACGTGTTGAAAATGCAAAAGAAATACCATCAGAAGCGACGATTATTTGGTATGATTTGAATGAACCTACAGAAGAAGAAAGTGATGAATTACTCAATCGTTTTGATTTTAATCCATTAGAAATGGATGATACGATTCATGTGAATCCAAGAGCAAAATATAAAGCGTATGAAAATTACCAGAATGTTGTATTCCATACAATTTCACCAAGAGATTATGAAATCGAAGTACTGAACATTTTTATTATAAATAAAATACTTATCACATATCATCACAATGTCATCAGAGAAGTGAACGAGGTTTATAAACAAATTAAAAATAACTATGATAAAGATTTAGATTGCGAAGATATTGTCTTGTATATGTTAGACCATATTGTCGACAATTATTTTTATTATATTGAAAACATTTCTGATAAAGTATTTACTTTTGAAGATGAACATGGCACTGATCGTACTAATAAATATATGATGGATAATATTTTTGATTTGCGTTCAGATATTATTAAGTTGAATCGTGTGATTATGCCGATGAAAGATGTAATTGATACACTGCAAAATGAAAGTCAGCTGGTACAAGATAAACGTCATAAAATGTATATACAACATATTACAGAGCATATTGATAAAGAAGAAAGTATGCTTCAGACAGCACGCGATATAACGAGAGAAATCAGAGATAACTTTGAATCTTATACGTCCTTTAGAATGAACCGTGTGATGCAGATTTTGACGATTGTTTCGATGATTTTCTTGCCGCTTACTTTGATTGCTGGAATTTATGGTATGAACTTCGAAAATATGCCGGAATTAAAATGGCATTATGGATATTATGCAACGTTAGTTATTATGGTATTAATCTCTTTAGGATGTATCTGGTATTTCAAACGTAAAGATATGTTTTGA
- a CDS encoding HlyD family secretion protein, with protein sequence MKKIILINIITIVVLVLIGIGGFYYYNQATGYIKTDNAKVDGEQMKIASPISGKLDSFDAKEDKDYSKGDKLAEVTGKGEDGSPQKMDIEMPQKGTIVKTDGMEGSMVQAGSPIAYAYNLDDLYITANVDEKDISDVEKGNDVDVKIDGQNSKVKGKVDEVGKATAASFSLMPSSNSDGNYTKVSQVVPVKISLDSAPSNSVVPGMNAEVSIHKN encoded by the coding sequence ATGAAGAAGATAATATTGATTAATATTATTACAATTGTTGTTTTGGTACTTATCGGAATCGGTGGATTCTACTACTACAATCAAGCAACAGGATATATTAAAACAGATAACGCGAAAGTGGACGGGGAACAAATGAAAATTGCCAGTCCTATTTCTGGTAAATTAGACTCATTTGACGCTAAGGAAGATAAAGATTACAGCAAAGGTGATAAACTTGCTGAAGTAACTGGTAAAGGTGAAGATGGTTCACCACAAAAAATGGACATTGAAATGCCTCAAAAAGGTACTATTGTAAAAACTGATGGTATGGAAGGCAGCATGGTTCAAGCAGGTTCTCCAATTGCTTACGCTTATAATTTAGATGACTTATACATCACAGCAAACGTTGACGAAAAAGATATTTCTGATGTTGAAAAAGGTAATGATGTAGACGTTAAAATTGACGGACAAAACTCTAAAGTTAAAGGTAAAGTAGACGAAGTAGGTAAAGCAACAGCTGCTAGCTTCTCACTAATGCCTTCATCTAACAGTGACGGTAACTATACTAAAGTATCTCAAGTTGTTCCTGTTAAAATTTCTTTAGACTCTGCACCATCTAATTCCGTTGTTCCAGGCATGAATGCTGAAGTAAGTATTCATAAGAATTAA
- a CDS encoding multidrug effflux MFS transporter, translated as MSHSNIGKEKPTVFLVIILGALTAIGALSIDMFLPGLPQIRSDFHTTTSAAQLTLTLFMVGLAFGNLFMGPISDALGRKQPLVIVMIVYTLASLGIIFSINITMMVALRLVQGLCAGAVAVISRAIASDMYSGKELTKFLAVLMLVNGIAPVIAPTLGGIILIFSNWHMVFIILTVFGIFMVMSSGLRIPESLSKEAREPADIMSILKQFKSLLQRPKFVLPMLLQGMTFVILFSYISASPFITQRIYSLSPQAFSWMFATIGIGLIISSQLAGKLVDYFEPLTIMRGYTAVQIIGVIMISTVLILHLPIWILFISFLALVGPVTGIATISFSVAMDERTGGSGSASSLLGLVQTLIGGISTPLVGLMGENSYIPYLIIISIASVVLIILHLLIAKAFSGNEIVGK; from the coding sequence GTGAGTCACTCCAATATAGGAAAAGAAAAACCGACAGTTTTTCTGGTTATCATATTAGGGGCATTAACCGCTATTGGCGCATTATCAATTGATATGTTTTTACCAGGTCTGCCTCAAATCAGATCAGATTTTCATACGACGACTTCAGCGGCTCAATTGACGTTGACGTTATTTATGGTTGGCCTCGCTTTCGGTAATTTATTTATGGGACCAATTTCAGATGCTTTAGGACGCAAGCAACCGTTAGTAATTGTGATGATAGTGTATACGCTTGCGAGTTTGGGAATTATTTTTTCTATTAATATCACAATGATGGTTGCTCTAAGACTAGTACAAGGATTGTGTGCAGGCGCTGTAGCTGTTATTTCACGTGCTATTGCTAGTGATATGTATAGTGGTAAAGAATTGACTAAATTCTTAGCTGTACTGATGTTAGTTAATGGAATTGCTCCAGTTATTGCACCTACACTAGGCGGTATCATCTTAATCTTTTCAAATTGGCATATGGTATTTATCATATTGACTGTTTTTGGTATTTTTATGGTCATGAGTTCTGGGCTTCGAATTCCTGAGTCGCTCAGTAAAGAAGCTAGAGAACCAGCAGATATTATGTCCATATTGAAACAGTTTAAATCACTTTTGCAGAGGCCGAAGTTTGTTTTGCCGATGTTGTTGCAAGGGATGACCTTTGTAATTCTGTTTAGTTACATATCAGCTTCTCCTTTCATTACACAACGTATCTATTCACTTTCACCGCAAGCTTTCAGTTGGATGTTTGCGACGATTGGTATTGGTTTGATTATTTCGTCACAGTTAGCAGGAAAACTTGTAGATTATTTTGAACCATTAACAATTATGAGAGGATATACCGCAGTGCAAATTATAGGTGTTATCATGATAAGCACTGTATTAATCTTGCATTTACCAATTTGGATCTTATTTATATCTTTTTTAGCATTGGTTGGACCAGTCACAGGTATAGCAACCATTTCTTTTTCAGTTGCGATGGATGAAAGAACAGGCGGCAGCGGAAGTGCATCAAGTTTATTAGGATTAGTACAAACTTTGATAGGCGGAATCAGTACGCCATTAGTTGGTTTAATGGGTGAAAACAGTTATATTCCATACCTCATTATTATAAGTATTGCTTCAGTCGTTTTAATCATTCTGCATCTTCTGATTGCAAAAGCCTTTTCTGGAAATGAAATAGTAGGAAAATAA
- the fni gene encoding type 2 isopentenyl-diphosphate Delta-isomerase, with protein sequence MSDSKREQRKDDHVKIAMAQNDPQLTDFDKVRFVHHSIPSIDVDQVDLSVNLPDFSMSSPLYINAMTGGSEWTKQINEKLAVVARETGLAIAVGSTHAALRNHKMASSFDIVRKTNPDGIIFSNVGADVPADLAKQSVEMLQANALQVHVNSPQELVMPEGNRTFSNWMENLSEIVQTVNVPVIVKEVGFGMSRELIQDLKEIGIRYVDVSGRGGTNFVNIENERRQLKDMSYLQNWGQSTVESLLESKNLQNQVTVFASGGVRNPLDAIKCLALGAEAVGMSRPFLEQVENNGITQTVEFVEEFIEQMKKIAVMVNAQNIEALHQTEVVLDPSLKSWVEQRGLDK encoded by the coding sequence ATGAGCGATTCAAAAAGAGAACAACGAAAAGATGATCATGTAAAAATTGCGATGGCGCAAAATGACCCTCAGCTGACTGATTTTGATAAAGTCAGATTTGTACATCATTCAATTCCGAGTATAGATGTTGATCAAGTGGATTTATCTGTAAATCTTCCTGATTTTTCAATGTCTTCACCGTTGTATATTAATGCTATGACGGGCGGCAGTGAATGGACGAAACAGATTAATGAGAAATTAGCTGTGGTAGCCCGTGAAACAGGATTAGCAATCGCTGTGGGTTCAACACATGCTGCCTTACGTAATCATAAAATGGCAAGTTCATTTGACATTGTTCGAAAAACCAATCCTGATGGTATTATATTCAGCAATGTAGGGGCAGATGTACCGGCAGACCTTGCAAAACAATCTGTTGAAATGTTACAAGCAAATGCGCTGCAAGTACATGTGAATTCACCTCAAGAACTTGTGATGCCAGAAGGTAATCGTACTTTCTCAAACTGGATGGAAAATTTAAGTGAAATCGTCCAAACTGTAAATGTTCCGGTCATTGTAAAAGAAGTCGGTTTTGGTATGAGTCGTGAATTGATTCAAGATTTAAAAGAAATTGGTATACGTTATGTTGATGTCAGTGGACGCGGCGGTACTAACTTTGTAAATATCGAAAATGAAAGACGTCAACTTAAAGATATGTCTTATCTTCAGAACTGGGGACAATCAACAGTAGAATCATTGTTAGAAAGTAAAAACTTACAAAATCAAGTTACAGTATTTGCAAGCGGGGGTGTGAGAAATCCGCTTGATGCGATTAAATGTCTTGCTTTAGGAGCTGAAGCAGTTGGGATGTCACGTCCATTCTTAGAACAAGTGGAAAATAATGGTATTACACAAACTGTAGAATTTGTTGAAGAATTTATTGAACAAATGAAAAAAATTGCAGTAATGGTCAATGCACAAAATATCGAAGCATTACATCAAACTGAAGTTGTTTTAGATCCATCGTTAAAATCATGGGTTGAACAGCGTGGTTTAGATAAATAA